In Pocillopora verrucosa isolate sample1 chromosome 13, ASM3666991v2, whole genome shotgun sequence, one genomic interval encodes:
- the LOC131789445 gene encoding tensin-3 isoform X1: MNKAVNTALEGFICPACLVDFPSASKLQDHWLKFHSPKVTASGTDRVSDDYESIPDDSSPDCAPQESKDHNSCEHVFKSDLLAVLEKCGFCGQEIDSLGKICEGCNFHCHDKCEKMVKEQCSRQSSVKSTQCKFKTLPDEVDVGKRSRLPSPPKSLVTNICYHMRHRVSKNRVRHVDEHFDLDMTYITDRIIAMSFPASGLETTYRNNLREVAKMLQTNHGDKFMVFNLSERRYDISKLNHQVLDFGWPDHLAPPLERLCSIIKSIDSWLKSDPLHVVVVHCKGGKGRTGVVIAAYMHFSKICSSPQAALDWFAMKRFYDDSLGGVTQPSQRRYVHYFSDYLDGKVKLNTDPIFLHHIIVHGIPSFDTKDGCKPFLRVYDGLKLIYTSGVYHVTPDMERICITIEGGLILHGDVLIKCYHKNTLSSGRDIIFRCQFHTGAVRDYGLELDKTELDDACKDRRFPDGCKVEFVFSATGNFVSDIKINERLRSIIRHSLHPVENPDTVLYPLALDNWYDSSTDGAVSSAAGASNAKEDYHSKSDKTEQDSAGKGDSDALKRPPEYVPGPVNGHLYAQVDKALKKKVRSMSLDSGARSRGAEQLNFFENRANTLNRKKAYGFRSKENEDFGLTQPSLQHNNSSKMQHSSEDGRNREMKSFDRLLQELGECSEILDSTLRQAGSGSRGVQSSSIPVVNGGSRSVIPPGPPVRQKASFEVGERYSRSGLIGEPLLPNGISAVRYNQSNGPSFGATHTRVPIKPPPYSQNSSWNGNVKTGQMSNGYSDGEALSVVLHDAPLSKVSPAMSPTSPTFFATTEIMPRTLKAKTVSHTTVGYNFVPNSGDHVDGAGRNEDVSVASQRTTCSPGEQRRGPKTFDFNNNDDKLADVEDFFDLEGRKTIQDSETLPEKGNVRSKIALLSDMLQPDNVRPPPHQNIKGHIIPMPGLACLSATEVSKEISNYNAKSLAPGEISHSSGTLYISGAPPKRIVEQTKHVAEPPKETDLTGFKESRLPPAHEFLVHKTDFMDHHHVLEKSPPSSIDGISLDEGVDSKGSIDEPTNLGTSPSASSDGHTDSAFGESIVSTSSVSTPVAGRSSNRFNPVAITTMNQEGEAVTDLVSQQSSSSNLLESAAVHLQEAREDEEAGYARLEDIRSAKKTQKSPGDGVTTETQTTLEETSTSATPVVEPIVEQIQITKTASDVEAIKDILSEMADLGSINEPQLLQLSHPSTPQSVRSEGPNGKGRSPLLSDGSGSFENAVQRKKSHPVSDKGYGSTNSVSSGSSNDNVFLPESPKIPGLKFDRDTSVFWYKPTISRTDANDILKDSEPGSFIIRDSQSFPGAFGLAVKVAVPPAHVLQGLQGDLTKVDLDNELVRHFLIETTKKGVRLKGYNDEPIFGSLAAFVYQHSITPLALPIRLKMPAHDLLAGDKDQSLDKEDGQNWPKGAVGSLMYLGKCEVEMLTGASAIQRTVEFLSTEEAAKKFTTVSFKVTPDGMTVTDTERKVFFRQHFHMKSILYCGIDPSDKRWDLKTATYSRKSKSFGLVMRKTGGVHNECHLFGEICKDWPASILVNILNRSMNSST, translated from the exons ACCTTGCCTGATGAAGTGGATGTGGGGAAAAGATCG cgGCTACCATCACCACCCAAAAGCCTTGTGACAAACATCTGCTATCACATGCGGCACAGAGTTTCCAA GAACAGAGTGCGGCATGTGGATGAACATTTTGATCTGGACATGACGTACATAACAGACAGAATAATCG CAATGTCATTTCCAGCCTCTGGCTTGGAAACAACATACAGAAATAACCTCAGAGAGGTTGCAAAAATGTTACAGACAAATCACGGAGACAAATTCATG gtttttaatTTATCTGAAAGAAGATATGACATATCCAAATTGAATCATCAG GTTTTAGATTTTGGTTGGCCCGATCACTTAGCCCCACCTCTTGAAAGATTGTGTAG TATAATTAAATCAATTGATTCATGGCTCAAGAGTGATCCCTTGCATGTGGTAGTTGTCCATTGCAAG GGAGGGAAAGGAAGAACTGGAGTTGTTATTGCTGCGTACATGCACTTCAGTAAGATATGTTCAAG CCCTCAAGCTGCTCTAGACTGGTTTGCCATGAAAAGATTTTATGATGACAGTTTGGGAGGAGTCACACAGCCATCACAGAGAAG ATACGTGCACTACTTTAGTGATTATTTGGATGGAAAAGTCAAACTGAACACGGA TCCCATATTTCTTCATCATATTATTGTTCATGGAATACCAAGTTTTGATACCAAAGATG GCTGTAAGCCATTTCTTCGAGTATATGACGGGCTAAAACTCATTTACACCTCAGGAGTTTA TCACGTGACGCCAGATATGGAAAGAATTTGTATCACCATTGAAGGAGGTCTTATACTGCATGGAGATGTCTTG ATCAAGTGTTATCACAAGAACACTCTTTCGTCCGGTCGTGATATCATTTTTAGATGTCAGTTTCACACTGGCGCCGTTAGGGATTATGGCCTCGAGTTGGACAAGACTGAATTAGATGATGCTTGTAAAG ATAGAAGATTTCCAGACGGATGTAAAGTAGAATTTGTCTTTTCTGCTACGGGAAACTTTGTATCAG ataTCAAAATCAACGAGAGATTACGCTCAATTATTAGACATTCGCTACATCCAGTGGAGAATCCTGACACTGTTCTTTACCCACTGGCTTTGGATAACTGGTATGACAGCAGTACGGATGGTGCGGTTTCATCAGCAGCAGGTGCAAGTAATGCGAAAGAAG ATTACCACAGCAAGTCTGATAAAACAGAGCAAGATAGTGCAGGAAAAGGAGACTCTGACGCTCTGAAAC GTCCCCCTGAGTACGTACCTGGTCCGGTGAATGGCCACTTGTACGCCCAGGTGGACAAAGCACTCAAAAAGAAAGTGCGATCCATGAGCTTGGATAGTGGTGCCCGGTCAAGAGGAGCGGAGCAGTTGAACTTCTTTGAAAACAGAGCAAACACTTTGAATCGAAAAAAAGCGTACGGATTtagaagcaaagaaaatgaGGATTTTGGACTGACACAACCCAGTCTTCAGCACAACAATAGCAGCAAAATGCAGCATTCGAGTGAGGACGGCCGGAATAGGGAGATGAAATCGTTTGATAGGCTTCTGCAAGAGCTGGGGGAATGTTCAGAAATTTTGGATTCAACTTTACGACAGGCTGGATCCGGGTCGAGAGGCGTGCAGTCATCAAGTATTCCTGTGGTCAACGGAGGATCGAGGTCTGTTATTCCTCCTGGTCCTCCTGTGCGCCAAAAGGCGAGTTTTGAAGTTGGTGAGCGTTACAGTAGGAGTGGCTTAATAGGAGAACCGCTGCTTCCAAATGGGATCAGTGCTGTAAGGTACAACCAAAGTAACGGACCCTCTTTTGGAGCAACGCATACACGAGTCCCTATCAAACCGCCGCCATATTCACAAAATAGCTCGTGGAATGGCAATGTTAAAACTGGGCAGATGTCGAATGGATATTCTGACGGGGAGGCGCTTTCGGTTGTCTTACACGACGCGCCTTTGTCTAAAGTGTCGCCTGCCATGTCTCCAACGTCGCCAACATTTTTCGCCACCACTGAAATAATGCCAAGGACGTTAAAAGCTAAAACAGTTTCTCATACCACTGTGGGATACAACTTTGTTCCAAACAGCGGTGACCATGTTGACGGTGCTGGTAGGAATGAAGATGTTTCCGTCGCCAGCCAAAGGACGACTTGTAGTCCTGGTGAGCAGAGACGAGGTCCTAAAACCTTTGATTtcaataacaatgatgataaacTAGCCGACGTCGAAGACTTTTTCGATTTAGAAGGGCGAAAAACGATCCAGGATTCTGAAACGCTGCCAGAGAAGGGAAATGTGCGTTCGAAAATCGCCCTCCTTAGCGATATGCTCCAACCTGATAATGTGCGTCCTCCGCCACATCAAAATATCAAGGGCCATATAATCCCCATGCCTGGCCTTGCTTGCTTGTCAGCGACAGAAGTGTCCAAAGAAATTTCGAATTACAACGCCAAGTCTTTGGCACCAGGGGAAATAAGCCACTCGTCAGGAACTTTGTACATCAGTGGCGCCCCGCCTAAGAGGATTGTCGAACAAACCAAGCACGTGGCCGAGCCACCCAAAGAGACAGATCTAACTGGGTTCAAAGAGTCGCGTTTACCTCCTGCGCATGAGTTTCTCGTTCACAAGACAG ACTTCATGGATCATCACCATGTACTTGAGAAGTCTCCTCCCAGCAGTATTGACGGTATAAGTTTGGATGAAGGTGTCGACTCCAAAGGATCTATCGATGAACCGACCAATCTAGGAACCTCACCATCTGC CAGCAGTGATGGTCACACGGACTCAGCTTTTGGCGAATCAATCGTCAGTACCTCGTCAGTCTCCACGCCCGTTGCTGGTCGTTCGTCAAACCGGTTTAATCCGGTAGCAATCACGACAATGAACCAAGAGGGAGAGGCTGTAACTGATCTGGTCAGTCAACAGTCGAGTTCCAGTAATCTCCTGGAAAGTGCTGCAGTCCATTTGCAAGAAGCACGGGAAGACGAAGAAGCTGGATACGCGAGACTGGAGGATATACGGTCCGCTAAGAAGACACAGAAGAG TCCTGGAGATGGTGTTACCACGGAGACTCAGACCACCCTAGAGGAGACAAGCACATCAGCCACTCCTGTAGTTGAACCAATTGTGGAACAGATACAAATCACCAAAACAGCTAGTGACGTTGAAGCCATTAAAGACATTTTATCAGAGATGGCTGACTTGGG TAGCATCAACGAGCCACAGCTTCTCCAACTTAGTCACCCTAGTACACCACAGAGCGTCAGGAGTGAAGGTCCAAACGGAAAGGGTAGGAGTCCTTTGCTGTCTGATGGATCTGGGTCCTTTGAAAATGCTGTACAGCGAAAGAAATCTCATCCTGTCTCAGATAAAGGCTACGGGTCTACCAACAGTGTATCGTCTGGTTCATCGAATGACA ATGTGTTCCTTCCGGAAAGCCCGAAAATTCCAGGATTAAAATTTGACAGAGACACTTCAGTGTTTTGGTATAAACCAACCATTTCAAGGACTGATG caAACGATATCCTAAAAGACTCAGAACCGGGCTCTTTTATCATCCGGGATAGTCAGTCCTTCCCAGGAGCCTTTGGTTTAGCTGTGAAGGTCGCCGTGCCTCCTGCGCATGTCCTTCAGGGACTTCAAGGAGACCTTA CAAAAGTTGATCTCGACAATGAACTTGTTCGGCACTTTCTCATTGAAACAACCAAGAAGGGCGTTAGGTTGAAAGGCTACAACGATGAACCCATTTTTG GCAGTTTGGCTGCTTTTGTGTATCAACATTCCATCACTCCCTTGGCTCTACCAATCAGACTTAAAATGCCCGCTCATG ACCTCCTAGCTGGAGATAAGGACCAGTCTCTTGACAAGGAGGACGGTCAAAACTGGCCCAAAGGCGCTG ttggtTCCCTTATGTATCTCGGAAAGTGCGAGGTGGAAATGTTAACGGGTGCCAGCGCTATACAGCGAACCGTGGAATTTCTGTCAACAGAAGAGGCTGCCAAGAAATTCACGACAGTTAGCTTTAAGGTCACACCAGACGGAATGACTGTTACAGATACTGAACGAAA aGTTTTCTTCAGGCAGCATTTCCACATGAAGTCAATTCTCTATTGCGGTATAGATCCCAGCGATAAAAG GTGGGATCTGAAGACCGCTACATACAGTAGGAAGTCAAA ATCATTCGGTCTAGTGATGCGAAAAACTGGAGGAGTACACAATGAGTGTCATTTATTTGGAGAAATTTGTAAGGACTGGCCAGCCAGCATCCTCGTTAATATACTTAACAGGTCCATGAATTCGTCGACGTAA
- the LOC131789445 gene encoding tensin-3 isoform X4 has translation MFSKLALKRKRSLKILHHFAGSVTIGSKESKDHNSCEHVFKSDLLAVLEKCGFCGQEIDSLGKICEGCNFHCHDKCEKMVKEQCSRQSSVKSTQCKFKTLPDEVDVGKRSRLPSPPKSLVTNICYHMRHRVSKNRVRHVDEHFDLDMTYITDRIIAMSFPASGLETTYRNNLREVAKMLQTNHGDKFMVFNLSERRYDISKLNHQVLDFGWPDHLAPPLERLCSIIKSIDSWLKSDPLHVVVVHCKGGKGRTGVVIAAYMHFSKICSSPQAALDWFAMKRFYDDSLGGVTQPSQRRYVHYFSDYLDGKVKLNTDPIFLHHIIVHGIPSFDTKDGCKPFLRVYDGLKLIYTSGVYHVTPDMERICITIEGGLILHGDVLIKCYHKNTLSSGRDIIFRCQFHTGAVRDYGLELDKTELDDACKDRRFPDGCKVEFVFSATGNFVSDIKINERLRSIIRHSLHPVENPDTVLYPLALDNWYDSSTDGAVSSAAGASNAKEDYHSKSDKTEQDSAGKGDSDALKRPPEYVPGPVNGHLYAQVDKALKKKVRSMSLDSGARSRGAEQLNFFENRANTLNRKKAYGFRSKENEDFGLTQPSLQHNNSSKMQHSSEDGRNREMKSFDRLLQELGECSEILDSTLRQAGSGSRGVQSSSIPVVNGGSRSVIPPGPPVRQKASFEVGERYSRSGLIGEPLLPNGISAVRYNQSNGPSFGATHTRVPIKPPPYSQNSSWNGNVKTGQMSNGYSDGEALSVVLHDAPLSKVSPAMSPTSPTFFATTEIMPRTLKAKTVSHTTVGYNFVPNSGDHVDGAGRNEDVSVASQRTTCSPGEQRRGPKTFDFNNNDDKLADVEDFFDLEGRKTIQDSETLPEKGNVRSKIALLSDMLQPDNVRPPPHQNIKGHIIPMPGLACLSATEVSKEISNYNAKSLAPGEISHSSGTLYISGAPPKRIVEQTKHVAEPPKETDLTGFKESRLPPAHEFLVHKTDFMDHHHVLEKSPPSSIDGISLDEGVDSKGSIDEPTNLGTSPSASSDGHTDSAFGESIVSTSSVSTPVAGRSSNRFNPVAITTMNQEGEAVTDLVSQQSSSSNLLESAAVHLQEAREDEEAGYARLEDIRSAKKTQKSPGDGVTTETQTTLEETSTSATPVVEPIVEQIQITKTASDVEAIKDILSEMADLGSINEPQLLQLSHPSTPQSVRSEGPNGKGRSPLLSDGSGSFENAVQRKKSHPVSDKGYGSTNSVSSGSSNDNVFLPESPKIPGLKFDRDTSVFWYKPTISRTDANDILKDSEPGSFIIRDSQSFPGAFGLAVKVAVPPAHVLQGLQGDLTKVDLDNELVRHFLIETTKKGVRLKGYNDEPIFGSLAAFVYQHSITPLALPIRLKMPAHDLLAGDKDQSLDKEDGQNWPKGAVGSLMYLGKCEVEMLTGASAIQRTVEFLSTEEAAKKFTTVSFKVTPDGMTVTDTERKVFFRQHFHMKSILYCGIDPSDKRWDLKTATYSRKSKSFGLVMRKTGGVHNECHLFGEICKDWPASILVNILNRSMNSST, from the exons ACCTTGCCTGATGAAGTGGATGTGGGGAAAAGATCG cgGCTACCATCACCACCCAAAAGCCTTGTGACAAACATCTGCTATCACATGCGGCACAGAGTTTCCAA GAACAGAGTGCGGCATGTGGATGAACATTTTGATCTGGACATGACGTACATAACAGACAGAATAATCG CAATGTCATTTCCAGCCTCTGGCTTGGAAACAACATACAGAAATAACCTCAGAGAGGTTGCAAAAATGTTACAGACAAATCACGGAGACAAATTCATG gtttttaatTTATCTGAAAGAAGATATGACATATCCAAATTGAATCATCAG GTTTTAGATTTTGGTTGGCCCGATCACTTAGCCCCACCTCTTGAAAGATTGTGTAG TATAATTAAATCAATTGATTCATGGCTCAAGAGTGATCCCTTGCATGTGGTAGTTGTCCATTGCAAG GGAGGGAAAGGAAGAACTGGAGTTGTTATTGCTGCGTACATGCACTTCAGTAAGATATGTTCAAG CCCTCAAGCTGCTCTAGACTGGTTTGCCATGAAAAGATTTTATGATGACAGTTTGGGAGGAGTCACACAGCCATCACAGAGAAG ATACGTGCACTACTTTAGTGATTATTTGGATGGAAAAGTCAAACTGAACACGGA TCCCATATTTCTTCATCATATTATTGTTCATGGAATACCAAGTTTTGATACCAAAGATG GCTGTAAGCCATTTCTTCGAGTATATGACGGGCTAAAACTCATTTACACCTCAGGAGTTTA TCACGTGACGCCAGATATGGAAAGAATTTGTATCACCATTGAAGGAGGTCTTATACTGCATGGAGATGTCTTG ATCAAGTGTTATCACAAGAACACTCTTTCGTCCGGTCGTGATATCATTTTTAGATGTCAGTTTCACACTGGCGCCGTTAGGGATTATGGCCTCGAGTTGGACAAGACTGAATTAGATGATGCTTGTAAAG ATAGAAGATTTCCAGACGGATGTAAAGTAGAATTTGTCTTTTCTGCTACGGGAAACTTTGTATCAG ataTCAAAATCAACGAGAGATTACGCTCAATTATTAGACATTCGCTACATCCAGTGGAGAATCCTGACACTGTTCTTTACCCACTGGCTTTGGATAACTGGTATGACAGCAGTACGGATGGTGCGGTTTCATCAGCAGCAGGTGCAAGTAATGCGAAAGAAG ATTACCACAGCAAGTCTGATAAAACAGAGCAAGATAGTGCAGGAAAAGGAGACTCTGACGCTCTGAAAC GTCCCCCTGAGTACGTACCTGGTCCGGTGAATGGCCACTTGTACGCCCAGGTGGACAAAGCACTCAAAAAGAAAGTGCGATCCATGAGCTTGGATAGTGGTGCCCGGTCAAGAGGAGCGGAGCAGTTGAACTTCTTTGAAAACAGAGCAAACACTTTGAATCGAAAAAAAGCGTACGGATTtagaagcaaagaaaatgaGGATTTTGGACTGACACAACCCAGTCTTCAGCACAACAATAGCAGCAAAATGCAGCATTCGAGTGAGGACGGCCGGAATAGGGAGATGAAATCGTTTGATAGGCTTCTGCAAGAGCTGGGGGAATGTTCAGAAATTTTGGATTCAACTTTACGACAGGCTGGATCCGGGTCGAGAGGCGTGCAGTCATCAAGTATTCCTGTGGTCAACGGAGGATCGAGGTCTGTTATTCCTCCTGGTCCTCCTGTGCGCCAAAAGGCGAGTTTTGAAGTTGGTGAGCGTTACAGTAGGAGTGGCTTAATAGGAGAACCGCTGCTTCCAAATGGGATCAGTGCTGTAAGGTACAACCAAAGTAACGGACCCTCTTTTGGAGCAACGCATACACGAGTCCCTATCAAACCGCCGCCATATTCACAAAATAGCTCGTGGAATGGCAATGTTAAAACTGGGCAGATGTCGAATGGATATTCTGACGGGGAGGCGCTTTCGGTTGTCTTACACGACGCGCCTTTGTCTAAAGTGTCGCCTGCCATGTCTCCAACGTCGCCAACATTTTTCGCCACCACTGAAATAATGCCAAGGACGTTAAAAGCTAAAACAGTTTCTCATACCACTGTGGGATACAACTTTGTTCCAAACAGCGGTGACCATGTTGACGGTGCTGGTAGGAATGAAGATGTTTCCGTCGCCAGCCAAAGGACGACTTGTAGTCCTGGTGAGCAGAGACGAGGTCCTAAAACCTTTGATTtcaataacaatgatgataaacTAGCCGACGTCGAAGACTTTTTCGATTTAGAAGGGCGAAAAACGATCCAGGATTCTGAAACGCTGCCAGAGAAGGGAAATGTGCGTTCGAAAATCGCCCTCCTTAGCGATATGCTCCAACCTGATAATGTGCGTCCTCCGCCACATCAAAATATCAAGGGCCATATAATCCCCATGCCTGGCCTTGCTTGCTTGTCAGCGACAGAAGTGTCCAAAGAAATTTCGAATTACAACGCCAAGTCTTTGGCACCAGGGGAAATAAGCCACTCGTCAGGAACTTTGTACATCAGTGGCGCCCCGCCTAAGAGGATTGTCGAACAAACCAAGCACGTGGCCGAGCCACCCAAAGAGACAGATCTAACTGGGTTCAAAGAGTCGCGTTTACCTCCTGCGCATGAGTTTCTCGTTCACAAGACAG ACTTCATGGATCATCACCATGTACTTGAGAAGTCTCCTCCCAGCAGTATTGACGGTATAAGTTTGGATGAAGGTGTCGACTCCAAAGGATCTATCGATGAACCGACCAATCTAGGAACCTCACCATCTGC CAGCAGTGATGGTCACACGGACTCAGCTTTTGGCGAATCAATCGTCAGTACCTCGTCAGTCTCCACGCCCGTTGCTGGTCGTTCGTCAAACCGGTTTAATCCGGTAGCAATCACGACAATGAACCAAGAGGGAGAGGCTGTAACTGATCTGGTCAGTCAACAGTCGAGTTCCAGTAATCTCCTGGAAAGTGCTGCAGTCCATTTGCAAGAAGCACGGGAAGACGAAGAAGCTGGATACGCGAGACTGGAGGATATACGGTCCGCTAAGAAGACACAGAAGAG TCCTGGAGATGGTGTTACCACGGAGACTCAGACCACCCTAGAGGAGACAAGCACATCAGCCACTCCTGTAGTTGAACCAATTGTGGAACAGATACAAATCACCAAAACAGCTAGTGACGTTGAAGCCATTAAAGACATTTTATCAGAGATGGCTGACTTGGG TAGCATCAACGAGCCACAGCTTCTCCAACTTAGTCACCCTAGTACACCACAGAGCGTCAGGAGTGAAGGTCCAAACGGAAAGGGTAGGAGTCCTTTGCTGTCTGATGGATCTGGGTCCTTTGAAAATGCTGTACAGCGAAAGAAATCTCATCCTGTCTCAGATAAAGGCTACGGGTCTACCAACAGTGTATCGTCTGGTTCATCGAATGACA ATGTGTTCCTTCCGGAAAGCCCGAAAATTCCAGGATTAAAATTTGACAGAGACACTTCAGTGTTTTGGTATAAACCAACCATTTCAAGGACTGATG caAACGATATCCTAAAAGACTCAGAACCGGGCTCTTTTATCATCCGGGATAGTCAGTCCTTCCCAGGAGCCTTTGGTTTAGCTGTGAAGGTCGCCGTGCCTCCTGCGCATGTCCTTCAGGGACTTCAAGGAGACCTTA CAAAAGTTGATCTCGACAATGAACTTGTTCGGCACTTTCTCATTGAAACAACCAAGAAGGGCGTTAGGTTGAAAGGCTACAACGATGAACCCATTTTTG GCAGTTTGGCTGCTTTTGTGTATCAACATTCCATCACTCCCTTGGCTCTACCAATCAGACTTAAAATGCCCGCTCATG ACCTCCTAGCTGGAGATAAGGACCAGTCTCTTGACAAGGAGGACGGTCAAAACTGGCCCAAAGGCGCTG ttggtTCCCTTATGTATCTCGGAAAGTGCGAGGTGGAAATGTTAACGGGTGCCAGCGCTATACAGCGAACCGTGGAATTTCTGTCAACAGAAGAGGCTGCCAAGAAATTCACGACAGTTAGCTTTAAGGTCACACCAGACGGAATGACTGTTACAGATACTGAACGAAA aGTTTTCTTCAGGCAGCATTTCCACATGAAGTCAATTCTCTATTGCGGTATAGATCCCAGCGATAAAAG GTGGGATCTGAAGACCGCTACATACAGTAGGAAGTCAAA ATCATTCGGTCTAGTGATGCGAAAAACTGGAGGAGTACACAATGAGTGTCATTTATTTGGAGAAATTTGTAAGGACTGGCCAGCCAGCATCCTCGTTAATATACTTAACAGGTCCATGAATTCGTCGACGTAA